The following coding sequences lie in one Equus przewalskii isolate Varuska chromosome 25, EquPr2, whole genome shotgun sequence genomic window:
- the SERPINA12 gene encoding serpin A12 has product MNPALGLGLLLAGLLTVEGLLKPNFSPKNHGAGWQARAWKGSRAVQELARRNTEFGFKLYKKLASSSPSTNIFISPLSISIAFSMLSLGAQDSTLDEIKDGFNFTNMLEKDLHEAFHFLIQSLSQRDQDRELSLQNALFIDQRLRPAEKFLTNVKNLYDTDTVPTNFQNMENTQKQINDYVSQKTQGKINNLIKNIDPGTVMLLINCIFFRARWEHEFDPKATKEEDFILDGNKPVRVPMMFHGGMYAVGHDDQLSCTVLETPYQGNITATFILPDEGKMKQVEEALRTDTFARWKRLITQRVTDVSLPRFSITGTYDLKKTLSHLGITKIFEEHGDLTRISPHRSLKVGEAVHKAKLKMDEKGAEGAAGSGAQTLPMETPFIVKLNRPFLLIIVEKVTNSVLFLGKIDNPTGK; this is encoded by the exons ATGaaccctgctctgggcctgggcctgctTCTGGCTGGCCTCCTTACTGTGGAAGGTCTCCTGAAGCCTAACTTCTCTCCAAAGAATCACGGAGCTGGGTGGCAGGCCCGAGCGTGGAAGGGAAGTAGGGCGGTCCAGGAGCTCGCAAGGCGGAACACAGAATTCGGCTTCAAGCTTTACAAGAAGCTGGCCTCCAGCAGCCCCAGCACAAACATCTTCATATCCCCCTTGAGCATCTCCATAGCTTTCTCCATGCTGTCTCTGGGGGCCCAGGACTCCACCCTGGACGAGATCAAGGACGGCTTCAACTTCACGAATATGCTGGAGAAAGACCTTCATGAGGCCTTTCATTTCCTCATCCAAAGCCTGAGCCAGAGGGACCAGGATCGTGAGCTGAGCCTCCAGAATGCCTTGTTTATCGACCAGAGGTTGCGGCCAGCAGAGAAGTTTCTGACAAATGTCAAGAACCTGTACGATACAGATACTGTCCCCACCAACTTCCAGAACATGGAAAATACTCAGAAGCAGATCAATGACTATGTCAGTCAGAAAACCCAGGGGAAAATCAACAACCTGATCAAGAATATAGACCCTGGCACAGTGATGCTTcttataaattgtattttctttcgAG CCAGGTGGGAACATGAATTTGATCCAAAAGCAACTAAAGAGGAAGATTTCATTCTGGATGGAAACAAGCCAGTGAGGGTCCCTATGATGTTCCATGGGGGCATGTATGCGGTGGGCCATGACGACCAGCTCTCCTGCACCGTCCTGGAAACGCCCTACCAGGGCAACATCACTGCCACCTTCATTCTTCCTGATGAGGGCAAAATGAAGCAGGTGGAGGAAGCCTTGAGGACAGACACTTTTGCCAGATGGAAAAGATTAATCACACAAAG GGTTACAGATGTGTCCTTGCCCAGGTTTTCCATCACCGGTACCTACGACCTGAAGAAGACTCTCTCCCACCTGGGGATCACCAAAATCTTTGAGGAGCACGGTGATCTCACCAGGATCTCCCCTCATCGCAGCCTGAAAGTGGGCGAG GCGGTGCACAAGGCTAAGCTGAAGATGGATGAGAAGGGTGCAGAGGGGGCTGCGGGCTCCGGAGCACAGACGCTGCCCATGGAGACGCCGTTCATCGTCAAGCTCAACAGACCCTTTCTGCTGATCATTGTAGAGAAGGTCACAAATTCAGTGCTCTTCTTGGGGAAGATCGACAATCCTACTGGGAAATAA